A part of Nesterenkonia lutea genomic DNA contains:
- a CDS encoding 50S ribosomal protein L25/general stress protein Ctc: MADKIVIPATKRTEFGKGAARKARRDDKIPAVVYGHGEDPIHVILPGHQTHLAVRNPNALITLDIEGTEQLVIPKAIQRDIIKRTIDHMDLLTVRRGEKVVVDVYVEVTGEPAVGFEWILEQATVSVEAEATHLPEHVTVDITDRDENALPEHIQLPKGVTLALTDLESPIVSIHEPTAQDLGDEEETTEGGAAEGETAEGESDSEENSEGNES; the protein is encoded by the coding sequence ATGGCTGACAAGATCGTCATTCCCGCGACAAAGCGGACCGAATTCGGCAAGGGCGCAGCCCGCAAGGCCCGTCGCGATGACAAGATCCCCGCAGTGGTCTACGGACACGGCGAAGACCCCATCCACGTGATCCTGCCCGGTCACCAGACCCACCTGGCCGTGCGCAACCCCAACGCACTGATCACCCTGGACATCGAGGGCACCGAGCAGCTGGTGATCCCCAAGGCCATCCAGCGCGACATCATCAAGCGCACCATCGATCACATGGACCTGCTGACCGTGCGCCGCGGCGAGAAGGTCGTCGTGGACGTCTACGTCGAGGTCACCGGCGAGCCCGCCGTCGGCTTCGAGTGGATCCTGGAGCAGGCCACCGTCTCGGTCGAGGCTGAGGCCACCCACCTGCCCGAGCACGTCACCGTGGACATCACCGACCGCGACGAGAACGCGCTTCCGGAGCACATCCAGCTGCCCAAGGGCGTCACCCTGGCTCTGACTGACCTGGAGTCCCCGATCGTCTCCATCCACGAGCCCACCGCGCAGGACCTGGGCGACGAGGAAGAGACCACCGAAGGCGGGGCTGCCGAGGGCGAGACCGCCGAGGGCGAGTCCGATTCCGAGGAGAACTCCGAGGGCAACGAGTCCTGA
- the pth gene encoding aminoacyl-tRNA hydrolase, with amino-acid sequence MASETWLIAGLGNPGSRYRHTRHNIGHMVLDELLDRMDASYTRTKVGAKAVAARLGPGGPKVVFAISEGYMNLSGKPVRGLMDYFSVPTENLIVVHDELDLDFGRAKLKRGGSEGGHNGLKSITTHLGGDRDYLRVRAGVGRPPGRMDSADYVLQKFSTTEQKELPLFIGRLADAVELLIAEGLPAAQNAVHQS; translated from the coding sequence ATGGCTTCAGAGACTTGGTTGATAGCGGGACTCGGCAACCCCGGGTCCCGCTATCGTCATACCCGGCACAATATCGGGCACATGGTGCTCGATGAGCTCCTCGACCGCATGGACGCGAGCTACACACGCACCAAGGTCGGAGCCAAGGCCGTCGCGGCCCGGCTGGGCCCCGGCGGCCCGAAAGTCGTCTTCGCGATCTCCGAGGGATACATGAACCTCTCCGGGAAACCCGTGCGCGGTCTCATGGACTATTTCTCCGTGCCCACCGAGAACCTGATCGTGGTCCACGACGAGCTCGACCTGGACTTCGGCCGGGCCAAGCTCAAGCGCGGCGGCTCCGAAGGCGGGCACAACGGACTGAAGTCCATCACCACCCACCTCGGCGGAGACCGCGACTACCTGCGCGTGCGCGCCGGAGTCGGCCGGCCCCCCGGGCGCATGGACAGTGCTGACTACGTGCTGCAGAAGTTCAGCACCACCGAGCAGAAGGAGCTCCCGCTGTTCATCGGGAGGCTGGCCGACGCGGTGGAGCTGCTGATCGCCGAAGGACTGCCGGCGGCGCAGAACGCCGTGCACCAGTCATAG
- a CDS encoding alpha/beta fold hydrolase yields MTYTQPQTRDRISSFSRAGLTFDVSDSGPLDGPTVVLLHGFPANRHGFDDVAGILNAAGLRTLAPDLRGYSDGARPRRRRSYRAVEHQRDVSALLDAAGTERVHLVGHDWGGALAWQLALAAPERLSRLTVLSTPHPSALVRSLWSSAQLLRSFYVLVFQLPWLPEALLRRRLTTLLRRMGLNESSAIAYGEFMAIDGRLTGALNWYRGMGLPDDRGSRRRMVTVPTTYVWGNGDQALGRRAAELTESYVQAKYRFVELDADHWLPENVPELVAREILADRLH; encoded by the coding sequence ATGACATACACGCAGCCGCAGACCCGTGACCGCATCAGCAGCTTCTCCCGGGCCGGACTCACCTTCGACGTGTCCGACAGCGGTCCATTGGACGGACCCACGGTCGTGCTGCTGCATGGGTTCCCGGCGAACCGGCATGGATTCGACGACGTGGCGGGAATCCTCAACGCTGCCGGGCTGCGCACCCTGGCACCGGACCTGCGCGGGTACTCGGACGGTGCCCGTCCGCGGCGCCGGCGGAGCTATCGCGCCGTGGAGCACCAGCGCGATGTCTCGGCACTGCTCGACGCGGCGGGGACCGAGCGCGTCCACCTCGTCGGCCATGACTGGGGCGGGGCACTTGCCTGGCAGCTGGCGCTCGCCGCTCCGGAGCGGCTGAGTCGGCTCACGGTGCTCTCGACGCCACATCCCAGTGCACTGGTGCGTTCGCTCTGGTCCTCGGCGCAGCTGCTGCGTTCCTTCTACGTGCTGGTGTTCCAGCTGCCGTGGCTGCCGGAGGCCCTGCTGCGCCGGCGACTCACCACCCTGCTGCGCAGGATGGGACTGAACGAGTCCTCAGCGATCGCGTACGGAGAGTTCATGGCGATCGACGGCCGACTCACCGGAGCGCTCAACTGGTACCGCGGGATGGGACTGCCGGATGACCGCGGCTCGCGCCGTCGGATGGTGACAGTGCCGACCACCTACGTGTGGGGCAACGGAGACCAGGCCCTGGGACGGCGCGCCGCCGAGCTGACGGAATCGTATGTGCAGGCGAAGTATCGCTTCGTGGAACTGGATGCGGACCACTGGCTCCCAGAGAACGTCCCGGAACTGGTGGCCCGGGAGATCCTCGCCGACAGACTGCACTGA
- a CDS encoding DUF2505 domain-containing protein — protein sequence MALETELVIEHNVQSIIEAYADRDFNEHLSKKVGAKLLSFEVNGPLDGAFEIVTEQSMPADKLPEIAKKVIKGEVSVHVTHSWSAPDASGSRRADTAVKIASAPVSADSAQNLHARGDQETLSTVRGEVNVNIPLIGKKIKAAAEPYMRKFVDLQAREVSAWISRRA from the coding sequence GTGGCACTTGAAACCGAACTCGTGATCGAGCACAACGTGCAGAGCATCATCGAGGCCTACGCCGACCGAGACTTCAACGAGCACCTGTCCAAGAAGGTCGGCGCGAAGCTGCTGAGCTTCGAGGTCAACGGGCCCCTGGACGGCGCCTTCGAGATCGTGACGGAACAGTCGATGCCCGCGGACAAGCTTCCCGAGATCGCGAAGAAGGTCATCAAGGGGGAGGTCAGCGTGCATGTGACGCACTCCTGGAGCGCCCCGGACGCGAGCGGGTCCCGCCGCGCGGACACGGCGGTGAAGATCGCCTCGGCCCCGGTCTCGGCCGACTCAGCGCAGAACCTGCACGCACGGGGAGATCAGGAGACCCTGTCCACCGTGCGCGGCGAGGTCAACGTCAACATTCCGCTGATCGGCAAGAAGATCAAGGCCGCTGCGGAGCCGTACATGCGCAAGTTCGTGGATCTGCAGGCGCGCGAGGTCAGCGCCTGGATCTCCCGCCGGGCCTGA
- a CDS encoding calcium/sodium antiporter — protein sequence MTILTVLLLLGGLVLLVAGGEALVRGAASLGKTVGLSSLIIGLTVVSSATSAPELAVSMGAALSGSPGLAVGNVVGSNIANILFVMGLTAIFGALVVKVQLIKADIPIMIGFSILALIMALDGGISTVDGVVLVGLLIAYLVVTVVLARRATRGERAAEAAQEEKHELDVEAAILHGPRQLTKARRTSRVRATLIDLALVVGGVVLLVIGAQMLVSASTSIAMVLGVSDLIIGLTIVAIGTSLPELATSVIAALRGERDMAVGNLVGSNIFNIGAVLGLTAIISGDGIEVASAAANFDLPVMVAAALVLLPLAFTAASIGRWEGLALVISYSAYVVYLVLYASGHAALEPFSSAMLWFVLPITALWLAALVGYEVGVLRSRRAARAGEP from the coding sequence GTGACCATTCTGACTGTTCTCCTGCTGCTCGGCGGCCTCGTCCTGCTCGTCGCCGGCGGGGAGGCCCTGGTGCGCGGCGCAGCTTCGCTGGGCAAGACCGTGGGGCTCTCCTCGCTGATCATCGGACTGACGGTCGTCTCCTCCGCGACCTCGGCCCCCGAGCTCGCCGTGAGCATGGGAGCTGCGCTGAGCGGCTCCCCGGGCCTGGCGGTGGGCAATGTCGTGGGCAGCAACATCGCCAACATCCTCTTCGTCATGGGCCTCACCGCCATCTTCGGCGCGCTGGTGGTCAAGGTGCAGCTGATCAAGGCAGACATACCGATCATGATCGGGTTCTCGATCCTCGCCCTGATCATGGCGCTCGACGGCGGCATCAGCACAGTGGACGGCGTCGTGCTGGTCGGGCTGCTGATCGCCTACCTGGTGGTCACCGTCGTCCTCGCCCGCCGAGCGACCCGCGGCGAACGCGCGGCCGAAGCGGCGCAGGAGGAGAAGCACGAGCTCGACGTCGAAGCGGCGATCCTGCACGGCCCGCGTCAGCTGACCAAAGCACGGCGCACCTCCCGGGTTCGCGCCACGCTGATCGACCTTGCCCTGGTCGTCGGGGGAGTGGTGCTGCTGGTCATCGGGGCACAGATGCTGGTCAGTGCGTCCACCAGCATCGCCATGGTCCTCGGGGTCAGCGACCTGATCATCGGGCTGACCATCGTGGCCATCGGGACCTCGCTTCCCGAGCTCGCGACCAGCGTCATCGCCGCGCTCCGCGGGGAGCGGGACATGGCCGTGGGCAATCTGGTGGGCAGCAACATCTTCAACATCGGCGCCGTCCTCGGACTCACCGCGATCATCTCCGGCGATGGCATCGAGGTGGCCTCCGCCGCGGCGAACTTCGATCTCCCGGTCATGGTCGCCGCGGCCCTGGTGCTGCTCCCGCTGGCCTTCACCGCCGCGTCGATCGGCCGCTGGGAGGGCCTGGCGCTGGTGATCTCCTACAGCGCCTATGTGGTCTACCTGGTGCTCTACGCCTCGGGGCATGCCGCGCTGGAGCCCTTCAGCTCGGCGATGCTGTGGTTCGTGCTCCCGATCACCGCGCTGTGGCTGGCGGCGCTGGTGGGCTATGAGGTCGGTGTGCTGCGCAGCCGCCGAGCGGCCCGGGCAGGGGAGCCCTGA